One Cellulomonas taurus genomic region harbors:
- a CDS encoding glycine betaine ABC transporter substrate-binding protein, which produces MKARRTTLAATAAGVLLLVAACGDPGSGGGSADPTSDANASGAVCEPVAGDKLVVLEDDKGLQNADNVIPAVNAAAASADPNLIPLLDEVSNALDTDKLIQLNKAVDIDRQTSSEAAATFVEDEGLASDDSSLGAGKSVVIGAANFSESATLSEIYSAVLKSAGYSTEVQTIGNRETYLPALESGQITVTPEYAATLTEFLNTAANGADAEPQASGDVDATVEALTTLGGDVGLAFGAVSQAQDQNAFAVTQAFADEHEVTTLSDLATACAGGVTLAGPAECPERPFCQPGLEDTYSIKISDFTSYDFGLIGDAVRNGESVLGLVLSSDGSLAS; this is translated from the coding sequence ATGAAGGCACGTCGCACCACTCTCGCCGCCACCGCCGCGGGGGTGCTCCTGCTCGTCGCCGCCTGTGGCGACCCCGGGTCGGGCGGCGGGTCCGCTGACCCCACCTCCGACGCCAACGCCTCCGGCGCGGTCTGCGAGCCGGTCGCCGGTGACAAGCTGGTCGTCCTGGAGGACGACAAGGGTCTGCAGAACGCCGACAACGTGATCCCCGCGGTCAACGCCGCGGCCGCCTCCGCCGACCCGAACCTCATCCCGCTGCTGGACGAGGTGTCGAACGCGCTGGACACCGACAAGCTGATCCAGCTGAACAAGGCCGTCGACATCGACCGCCAGACCTCCTCCGAGGCGGCCGCGACTTTCGTCGAGGACGAGGGCCTGGCCTCCGACGACAGCAGCCTCGGTGCCGGCAAGTCCGTGGTGATCGGCGCCGCGAACTTCTCCGAGAGCGCCACCCTGTCCGAGATCTACTCCGCGGTGCTGAAGTCCGCCGGGTACTCGACCGAGGTGCAGACGATCGGCAACCGGGAGACCTACCTGCCCGCCCTGGAGAGCGGTCAGATCACCGTCACCCCGGAGTACGCGGCGACGCTGACCGAGTTCCTGAATACCGCCGCCAACGGCGCTGACGCCGAGCCGCAGGCCAGCGGCGACGTGGACGCCACCGTCGAGGCGCTGACCACCCTCGGTGGCGACGTCGGCCTCGCCTTCGGCGCCGTGTCCCAGGCCCAGGACCAGAACGCCTTCGCCGTGACCCAGGCGTTCGCGGACGAGCACGAGGTGACCACGCTGTCCGACCTGGCGACCGCCTGCGCCGGTGGCGTCACCCTGGCCGGTCCGGCCGAGTGCCCGGAGCGCCCGTTCTGCCAGCCCGGCCTGGAGGACACCTACAGCATCAAGATCTCCGACTTCACCAGCTACGACTTCGGTCTGATCGGTGACGCCGTGCGCAACGGCGAGTCGGTGCTCGGCCTGGTGCTGTCCTCGGACGGCTCGCTGGCCAGCTGA
- a CDS encoding methyl-accepting chemotaxis protein: MAATAPQTTSTRRRVRVHDLPVGARIGGVLGILIAVVITVTVVGISRLHALDSAVTELGKTAVEPQTYLVNTQRWFQASRARVLEYGMVPAADRAGIISDREGFDADALTNIEGYAPFVLDEDAYASLTDAYARYQDLAEEIQPEADRGAVAYHDAYADQVRPVTTEIGDALQALTDSVNAKANADIAAADRQANSATMVMIVTGLIGALLAAGLGVVLVRRLIGDLRRVQQTVEAIGDGDLTVSVQLDSRDELGRMAGALNEAQGSLRSLMAGVVETSHTVAAAAEELSAASHQVVAGSDQTSAQAGVVAAAAEQVSRNVQTVAAGAEEMGASIREIAQNASQAAKVAGQATDAAAVTNDQVAKLGESSVEIGNVVKVITSIAEQTNLLALNATIEAARAGEAGKGFAVVAGEVKELAQETAKATEDIARRVETIQADTSGAVTAIGEISTIIASINDYQLTIASAVEEQTATTTEMSRSVAEAATGSGEIANNITGVASAASTSSQTLGQMGSAISELARMSEDLRGQVSRFTY; this comes from the coding sequence ATGGCCGCCACGGCACCTCAGACCACCTCCACCCGACGCCGCGTGCGGGTGCACGACCTGCCGGTGGGCGCACGGATCGGCGGGGTGCTCGGCATCCTGATCGCCGTGGTGATCACGGTGACCGTGGTCGGGATCAGTCGGCTGCACGCGTTGGACAGCGCGGTGACGGAGCTGGGGAAGACCGCTGTCGAGCCGCAGACGTACCTGGTGAACACCCAGCGTTGGTTCCAGGCGAGCCGGGCCCGGGTGTTGGAGTACGGCATGGTCCCGGCCGCGGACCGGGCGGGGATCATCAGCGACCGGGAGGGCTTCGACGCGGACGCGCTGACCAACATCGAGGGGTATGCGCCCTTCGTGTTGGACGAGGACGCGTACGCGAGCCTGACCGATGCCTACGCCCGCTACCAGGATCTGGCGGAGGAGATCCAGCCGGAGGCCGACCGGGGCGCGGTGGCGTATCACGATGCCTACGCGGACCAGGTGCGGCCGGTGACCACCGAGATCGGTGACGCGTTGCAGGCGCTGACCGACTCGGTGAATGCCAAGGCGAACGCCGACATCGCGGCGGCCGACCGGCAGGCGAACAGCGCCACGATGGTGATGATCGTGACCGGCCTGATCGGTGCGCTGCTGGCGGCGGGTCTGGGTGTGGTGCTGGTGCGCCGCCTGATCGGTGACCTGCGCAGGGTGCAGCAGACGGTGGAGGCGATCGGTGACGGCGACCTGACGGTGTCGGTGCAGCTGGATTCGCGGGATGAGCTGGGCCGGATGGCCGGGGCGCTGAACGAGGCGCAGGGATCGCTGCGGTCGCTGATGGCCGGTGTGGTGGAGACCTCGCACACGGTGGCGGCCGCCGCCGAGGAGCTGTCGGCCGCATCGCACCAGGTGGTCGCGGGATCGGATCAGACGTCGGCGCAGGCGGGTGTGGTGGCTGCTGCTGCTGAGCAGGTGTCGCGGAATGTGCAGACGGTGGCGGCTGGTGCCGAGGAGATGGGTGCCAGCATTCGGGAGATCGCGCAGAACGCGTCGCAGGCGGCGAAGGTCGCTGGTCAGGCCACGGATGCTGCTGCGGTGACCAATGATCAGGTCGCGAAGCTGGGGGAGTCCTCGGTGGAGATCGGCAACGTGGTCAAGGTCATCACCAGCATCGCGGAGCAGACGAATCTGTTGGCGTTGAACGCGACCATCGAGGCCGCGCGTGCCGGTGAGGCCGGTAAGGGCTTCGCGGTGGTGGCCGGTGAGGTCAAGGAGTTGGCGCAGGAGACGGCGAAGGCGACCGAGGACATCGCGCGCCGGGTGGAGACCATTCAGGCCGATACCTCGGGTGCGGTGACCGCGATCGGGGAGATCTCGACGATCATCGCGAGCATCAACGACTACCAGTTGACGATCGCCAGTGCGGTGGAGGAGCAGACCGCGACGACCACGGAGATGTCCCGGTCGGTGGCCGAGGCCGCGACCGGGTCGGGGGAGATCGCGAACAACATCACCGGGGTGGCCTCCGCCGCGTCGACCTCCAGTCAGACGCTGGGGCAGATGGGCTCCGCGATCAGTGAGCTGGCCCGGATGAGTGAGGACCTGCGCGGCCAGGTGTCCCGCTTCACCTACTGA
- a CDS encoding dihydrolipoyl dehydrogenase family protein: protein METVSYDVVVIGGGAVGENAADRASRTGLSVLVVERELVGGECSYWACMPSKALLRPGAVLAQARAVPGAAELLTGTLDPAQVLARRDVFTSHWDDHGQVEWLDSAGLGLLRGSARFTGEKELLVENEEDGTSTRVIARHAVIVATGSEPVIPDIPGLPESKPWTSREATAVEEVPGSIAILGGGVVGVEMATAYRDLGAQVTLIVRGGRLLNGAEPFAAEEVGTALRDLGVDLRFDTETTAVSRDADGVHLHLSGPQGEDTVHADELVVATGRRPRLDVGLDVLGLDRLAVDDALQVPGHDWLFAVGDVTGRTATTHQGKYDARVVGDVVAARFGSDEELRAAEAEAADWSRFRASADHAAVPQVVFSRPEVSWVGLTEQQATDAGHAVRTVSYAIGSVAGASVSADGYQGTAQLVIDTDRGVILGATFTGPDAAELLQTATVAVVAETPLDRLWHAVPAYPTVSEVWLRLLETAGL from the coding sequence ATGGAGACGGTCAGCTACGACGTGGTCGTGATCGGCGGCGGGGCGGTGGGGGAGAACGCGGCCGACCGCGCGTCCCGCACCGGGCTGTCGGTGCTGGTGGTCGAACGCGAGCTGGTCGGCGGTGAGTGCTCCTACTGGGCGTGCATGCCGTCCAAGGCGCTGCTGCGCCCCGGTGCCGTGCTGGCCCAGGCGCGGGCGGTGCCCGGGGCCGCCGAGCTGCTGACCGGCACCCTGGACCCGGCACAGGTGCTGGCCCGGCGGGACGTGTTCACCTCGCACTGGGACGACCACGGGCAGGTGGAGTGGCTGGACTCGGCCGGGCTCGGCCTGCTCCGCGGATCGGCGCGGTTCACCGGGGAGAAGGAACTCCTGGTGGAGAACGAGGAGGACGGCACCAGCACCCGGGTGATCGCCCGGCACGCGGTGATCGTCGCCACCGGCAGCGAGCCGGTCATCCCGGACATCCCGGGGCTGCCGGAGTCGAAGCCGTGGACCTCCCGGGAGGCGACCGCCGTCGAGGAGGTGCCGGGTTCGATCGCGATCCTCGGCGGTGGCGTGGTCGGGGTCGAGATGGCGACCGCCTACCGCGACCTGGGTGCCCAGGTGACGCTGATCGTCCGGGGCGGTCGGCTGCTGAACGGGGCGGAGCCGTTCGCGGCGGAGGAGGTCGGCACCGCGCTGCGCGATCTCGGCGTGGACCTGCGCTTCGACACCGAGACCACCGCTGTCAGCCGGGACGCCGACGGGGTGCACCTGCACCTGAGCGGGCCGCAGGGCGAGGACACCGTGCACGCGGACGAGCTGGTGGTCGCCACCGGCCGTCGCCCGCGACTGGATGTCGGACTGGACGTGCTGGGGCTGGACCGGTTGGCGGTCGACGACGCGTTGCAGGTGCCGGGCCATGACTGGTTGTTCGCGGTCGGCGACGTGACCGGGCGCACCGCCACCACCCACCAGGGCAAGTACGACGCCCGGGTGGTCGGTGACGTGGTGGCGGCCCGGTTCGGGTCGGACGAGGAGCTGCGGGCCGCCGAGGCCGAGGCCGCCGACTGGAGCCGGTTCCGGGCCAGCGCCGACCACGCGGCCGTGCCGCAGGTGGTGTTCAGCCGCCCGGAGGTGTCGTGGGTCGGGCTGACCGAGCAGCAGGCCACCGATGCCGGACACGCGGTGCGGACGGTGAGCTACGCGATCGGCTCGGTGGCCGGTGCCTCGGTGAGCGCCGACGGCTATCAGGGCACCGCGCAGCTGGTGATCGACACCGACCGCGGGGTGATCCTGGGGGCGACCTTCACCGGACCGGACGCCGCGGAGCTGTTGCAGACGGCGACGGTGGCGGTGGTCGCCGAGACGCCGCTGGACCGGCTGTGGCACGCGGTGCCCGCCTACCCCACCGTGAGCGAGGTGTGGCTGCGGTTGCTGGAGACCGCGGGGCTGTAG
- a CDS encoding class I SAM-dependent methyltransferase, with product MDLDTLRDDYDRVADTYVALGVAELDGKPWLRSALTAFAEQVRDGGEVLDVGCGPGQVSAFLADLGVDVRGIDLSPRMVEQARRRFPALRFDVGSATAVDVPDGSLAGVLGWWSLFHLPRPLLPGVFEGWARAMRPGGLALMGFHVGDGEQQRTEAYGGVPVSWTTYRWQPERLAELLTAAGLTVEVEQRFTEPWGSQVVIAARRRAVGAAAT from the coding sequence ATGGACCTGGACACGTTGCGTGACGACTACGACCGAGTGGCCGACACCTACGTCGCCCTCGGGGTGGCCGAACTGGACGGGAAGCCCTGGTTGCGGTCGGCGCTGACCGCCTTCGCCGAGCAGGTGCGTGACGGTGGGGAAGTGCTCGATGTCGGGTGTGGGCCGGGACAGGTCAGTGCTTTTCTGGCCGACCTCGGGGTGGACGTGCGGGGGATCGACCTGTCTCCCCGGATGGTCGAGCAGGCTCGGCGGCGGTTCCCCGCGTTGCGCTTCGACGTGGGATCGGCCACCGCGGTGGACGTGCCGGACGGGTCGTTGGCCGGGGTGCTGGGATGGTGGTCGTTGTTCCACCTGCCCCGCCCACTGTTGCCGGGGGTGTTCGAGGGCTGGGCGCGGGCGATGCGGCCCGGTGGGCTGGCGCTGATGGGCTTCCACGTCGGTGACGGCGAGCAGCAACGCACCGAGGCATACGGCGGGGTGCCGGTGAGCTGGACGACCTACCGGTGGCAGCCAGAGCGGTTGGCGGAGCTGCTGACGGCCGCCGGTCTGACGGTGGAGGTGGAGCAGCGGTTCACGGAGCCATGGGGGTCGCAGGTGGTGATCGCCGCCCGACGCCGAGCGGTGGGCGCGGCGGCTACCTGA